The following are from one region of the Ananas comosus cultivar F153 linkage group 20, ASM154086v1, whole genome shotgun sequence genome:
- the LOC109725941 gene encoding VAMP-like protein YKT61 yields the protein MKITSLLVLKCSGDSSSSSAAAPDPVVLANASDVSHFGYFQRTAAKEFILFVARTVAKRTPPGQRQSVQHEEYKVHSYNKNGLCALAFMDDHYPVRSAFSLLNKVLDEYQKTFGESWRSAQTDSTQPWPYLTEALTKFQDPAEADKLLKIQRDLDETKIILHKTIDSVLARGERLDSLVEKSSDLSAASQMFYKQAKKTNSCCSIL from the exons ATGAAGATCACATCGCTCCTCGTCCTAAAATGCTCCGGCgattcctcttcctcctccgcggcggcgccggacCCGGTGGTGCTCGCCAACGCCTCCGACGTGAGCCACTTCGGCTACTTCCAGCGCACCGCCGCCAAGGAGTTCATCCTCTTCGTCGCCCGCACCGTCGCCAAGCGCACCCCTCCCGGCCAACGCCAATCCGTTCAACACGAGG AATACAAGGTTCACTCTTACAATAAAAATGGTCTTTGTGCTTTGGCATTTATGGACGATCATTATCCTGTGCGAAGTGCATTTTCTCTTCTAAACAAG GTACTAGATGAATATCAAAAAACTTTTGGTGAATCGTGGAGAAGTGCTCAAACAGATTCCACTCAACCATGGCCATATTTAACTGAGGCTTTAACGAAATTTCag GATCCTGCTGAGGCTGACAAGCTGCTGAAAATTCAGAGGGACTTGGATGAAACCAAAATTATCCTT CACAAGACCATCGACAGTGTCCTCGCGCGAGGAGAGAGATTGGATAGCCTAGTTGAAAAGAGTTCAGACCTAAGTGCTGCCTCCCAG